A genomic stretch from Erigeron canadensis isolate Cc75 chromosome 9, C_canadensis_v1, whole genome shotgun sequence includes:
- the LOC122582100 gene encoding ubiquitin fusion degradation protein 1 homolog, with protein sequence MALADDVHNPPSMFEQSYRCYPVSFIDKSHLEKGDKIIMPPSALDRLAYLQIDYPMLFELRNPSASKVSHCGVLEFIADEGLIYIPYWMMENMLLQEGDVVNVKNASLSKGTYVKLQPHTMDFLDVSNPKAILETTLRSYSCLTTGDTIMVAYNNKKFYIDIVETKPSAAISIIETDCEVDFAPPLDYKEPEKPLKSKAPSEAQEEEEPAKNLPKFNPFTGSGRRLDGKPAEPVAAPLLRPHKAEATTSDSNGSTPSNSNSRKRSGKLVFGSNADETPNVKPKSATKEAKDTKEEPPKKEEPKFQAFTGKKYSLKD encoded by the exons TCTCATTTGGAGAAGGGTGATAAAA TTATAATGCCTCCATCTGCTCTTGATCGCCTCG CCTATCTCCAGATTGATTATCCAATGCTATTTGAACTCAGAAACCCGTCTGCTAGTAAAGTTTCTCATTGTGGTGTGCTTGAGTTCATTGCAGATGAGGGCTTGATATACATTCCGTACTGG ATGATGGAGAACATGCTTCTGCAAGAAGGGGATGTCGTAAATGTCAAGAATGCTAGTCTATCAAAGGGAACTTATGTGAAACTTCAGCCTCACACCATGGATTTTCTTGATGTATCAAATCCAAAAGCAAT CTTAGAGACAACGTTAAGAAGCTACTCCTGCCTAACCACTGGTGATACGATAATGGTGGCATATAATAACAAGAAGTTTTATATTGACATAGTTGAAACTAAACCATCAGCTGCAATAAGCATCATTGAAACAGATTGTGAAGTTGACTTTGCACCACCACTCGACTATAAAGAACCTGAAAAGCCTTTGAAATCTAAGGCTCCTTCAGAAG ctcaagaagaagaagaaccagcTAAGAACTTACCCAAGTTCAATCCATTCACTGGTTCAGGAAGACGATTAGATGGGAAGCCAGCTGAGCCTGTGGCTGCACCGCTGCTTCGACCACACAAGGCAGAGGCTACAACCAGTGATAGCAATGGTTCTACACCATCAAACTCTAATTCAAGAAAACGTTCTGGGAAGCTTGTTTTCGGGTCAAATGCAGATGAAACTCCAAATGTAAAACCAAAA AGCGCCACAAAAGAAGCAAAAGACACAAAAGAAGAACCGCCTAAGAAGGAAGAACCAAAATTCCAAGCATTTACAGGGAAGAAGTACTCCCTAAAAGACTAA